Proteins from one Panulirus ornatus isolate Po-2019 chromosome 28, ASM3632096v1, whole genome shotgun sequence genomic window:
- the LOC139757821 gene encoding myosin-IIIb-like isoform X6, producing the protein MISSLEKTGELPPSVKMSYMGMSQHIDFDNLPDPNTRYELLEVIGEGTYGEVFAAKDHDTDTQVAIKIMENIGENLEEIEEEYLILRDLSLHPNLPAFHGIFLRRGSKQEEDQAWLVMELCPRGSVTDLVQALIKRGQRLTEPQLGYILKETIDAMAYLHQNRCMHRDIKGHNILLTDQGNIKLVDFGVSSHLASTWGRRNTSVGTPYWMAPEVIACEQQLDYSYDVRCDVWSLGITAIELADGEPPLSDIHPMRALFQIPRNPPPTVDRPVEWSSEFNDFIGECLIKDFEQRAGAKELLQHPFIKAVPNNPEEIRRQLTLLQDDLRKRNQLVQKEPETTIKGGALKADRKTKRTPLWMDDLACLEKLTEEVIVEHLCRRYQTDQIYTYMGDILIAVNPFKEIGVYGDKESRLHRGMVKSENPPHIFAMADNAYHCMLHQKQQQCIVISGESGAGKTESANFLLKQLVTLGKAPNRNLEDKILQVNPIMESFGNAKTGINDNSSRFGKYLELTYTRLGKITGAKISVYLLEQSRVVHQAEEEQNFHIFYYLHDGLEAEDKLLQYCLDKSKRDKHRYLAGANWSKTRSEANVQMFNKVVDGFKSLGFRDDELDSVYRILASIINLGDVDFYQTIDKDNMEQAAVKNVEQIKVVSELLGIDPADLTEALTSNSVVTKGEIITRNNTVEEAVSTRDAMAKAMYGRLFDWIVNNINRLLSFCRIVYGESLAVGLLDIFGFENFEVNSFEQLCINIANEQIQYFFNQHIFTWEQQEYMAEGIEVDIVEFADNRPVLDMFLAKPMGLLALLDEESRFPKATDQSLVEKFHNNIKSPYYIKPKAQGLDFTIRHFAGKVSYDTLHFLEKNKNFLPTEVIQLLRQSSHDIIRFLFQCPLTKTGNLYYATPRTSPRSTLTNKQPKSFVGSTKTQYDSRGLASQTKAQQTVATYFRYSLMDLLQKMVNGTPHFVRCIKPNDDKAPNNFDNKKVQRQLRYAGVMETVRIRQHGFSHRIPFAEFLRRYCFLAFSFDERVIASKENCRLLLLRLKMDGWALGKTKVFLKYYHVEYLTKMYEKQIRRIIQVQACVRRWLAKIRYQKQRWAIARSVVTLQRYARGWIIRKKYQEDTAKKLQDAAKKPKKAPAPPPPDKRKLEHQDSDFRGFRARQEWGPALEERLSRLVEKHIDNAEEASQALQVHMNNQEAHKYLRRHKAGVRLEEVRDPPKDYRRPKGFNQIPQMMHDQRKRAAPQPPGSGGNSRPVIKITSTDNVSNYYDFLQEEMRSATPEFNPDTPWDAPLASKIHHSSHRRSAAEQAGVKVDLRQEKLQKVKEGLKTQNMVNEEESEEKLRQWKGAVAVGAGVPPPEWRERGTSTTNMQAASELRQMLRSNPTPPPNRQAPQPPPPVHNQPKPSHKPSHNHAPPPPPVREDDDSGPFNFKQFLRKTTYAPTDTIRKRQLKRDGVQGYGSEYQM; encoded by the exons GAGAGCTGCCGCCATCAGTCAAGATGTCTTATATGGGTATGAGCCAGCACATTGACTTCGACAACCTCCCCGACCCCAACACTCGCTACGAGCTGCTGGAAGTCATCGGTGAGGGAACCTACGGGGAGGTCTTCGCTGCCAAGGATCATGATACAG ACACTCAAGTAGCCATCAAGATCATGGAGAACATcggggagaacctggaggagaTCGAGGAGGAGTACCTGATCCTGCGAGACCTGAGCCTCCACCCGAACCTCCCGGCCTTCCACGGCATCTTCCTGAGGAGGGGCagcaagcaggaggaggaccaggcctGGCTCGTtatggag cTGTGTCCTCGAGGGTCCGTGACGGACCTGGTGCAGGCGCTGATCAAGCGAGGCCAGCGACTGACGGAGCCCCAGCTGGGTTACATCCTGAAGGAGACCATTGAC GCAATGGCCTACCTGCACCAGAACAGATGTATGCATCGTGACATCAAGGGACACAACATCCTCCTCACGGACCAGGGCAACATCAAGCTGGTCGACTTCGGCGTCAGCTCCCACCTGGCCTCCACCTGGGGAAGACGGAACACCTCCGTCGGTACCCCGTACTGGATGGCTCCTGAG GTGATCGCCTGTGAGCAGCAGCTGGACTACAGTTACGACGTGCGCTGTGATGTATGGTCACTGGGCATCACGGCCATAGAGCTGGCGGACGGGGAGCCTCCACTCTCGGACATCCATCCCATGAGAGCCTTGTTTCAG ATCCCGAGAAACCCACCACCAACCGTGGACCGCCCAGTGGAGTGGTCTTCCGAGTTCAACGACTTCATAGGCGAGTGTCTGATCAAGGATTTCGAGCAGCGAGCCGGTGCCAAGGAGCTGCTCCAGCATCCGTTTATCAAGGCAGTACCTAACAACCCAGAAGAG ATCCGTCGCCAGCTGACGCTGCTGCAAGATGACCTGAGGAAGAGGAACCAGCTGGTGCAGAAGGAGCCTGAGACGACCATCAAGGGCGGGGCTTTGAAGGCTGATAGGAAGACCAAGAGAACCCCTTTGTGGATGGACGACTTGGCCTGCCTCGAGAAGCTGACGGAG GAGGTCATTGTGGAGCATCTCTGTCGCCGGTACCAGACGGACCAGATCTACACCTACATGGGGGACATTCTCATCGCTGTCAACCCCTTCAAGGAAATCGGTGTCTATGGCGATAAG GAGTCACGCTTGCACCGGGGGATGGTGAAGAGCGAGAACCCGCCTCACATCTTCGCCATGGCCGACAACGCTTACCACTGCATGCTGCACCAGAAACAGCAGCAGTGCATCGTTATCTCCGGCGAGTCTGGGGCAGGGAAAACCGAAAGCGCCAATTTCCTCCTCAAACAACTGGTCACCCTGGGCAAG GCGCCCAACAGGAACCTTGAGGACAAGATCCTGCAGGTGAATCCCATCATGGAGTCCTTCGGTAACGCTAAGACGGGCATCAACGACAACTCCTCCCGCTTTGGCAAGTACCTGGAGCTGACGTACACCAGGCTGGGCAAGATCACTGGAGCTAAGATCTCCGTTTACCTCTTGGAACAGTCGAGGGTCGTCCACCAGGCAGA GGAGGAGCAGAACTTCCACATCTTCTACTACCTTCACGACGGCCTGGAGGCCGAGGACAAGCTGCTCCAATACTGCCTGGACAAGAGCAAGAGGGACAAGCACCGCTACCTGGCCGGAGCAAACTGGAGCAAGACCAGGAGCGAG GCCAACGTGCAAATGTTCAACAAGGTGGTTGACGGCTTCAAGTCGCTGGGCTTTAGGGACGATGAGCTAGACTCTGTGTATAGGATCCTCGCCTCCATCATCAACCTTGGAGACGTCGACTTCTACCAGACCATCGACAAGGACAACATGGAGCAAGCGGCCGTCAAGAATGTCGAGCAGATCAAAGTTG TGTCGGAACTGCTGGGAATCGACCCGGCGGACCTGACGGAGGCGCTGACGTCGAACAGTGTTGTGACGAAGGGAGAGATCATCACCAGGAACAACACGGTGGAGGAGGCCGTCTCCACCAGAGACGCCATGGCCAAGGCTATGTATGGACGTCTCTTCGACTGGATCGTCAATAACATCAACCGCCTCCTCTCCTTCTGCAGGATTGTCTA CGGGGAGAGCTTAGCCGTGGGTCTCCTCGATATCTTCGGCTTTGAGAACTTCGAGGTGAACTCCTTCGAGCAGCTGTGTATCAACATCGCCAACGAGCAGATCCAGTACTTCTTCAACCAACACATCTTCACCTGGGAGCAGCAGGAGTACATGGCTGAGGGTATTGAG GTGGACATTGTGGAGTTCGCCGACAACCGGCCCGTGCTGGACATGTTCCTGGCCAAGCCTATGGGTCTTCTGGCACTGCTTGACGAAGAGAGTCGCTTCCCCAAGGCCACCGACCAGTCCCTCGTCG AGAAGTTCCATAACAACATCAAGTCCCCGTACTACATCAAGCCTAAGGCTCAGGGTCTGGACTTCACCATCCGCCACTTCGCCGGGAAGGTCTCCTacgacacacttcacttcctcgagaaGAACAAGAACTTCCTCCCCACTGAGGTTATCCAGCTTCTCAGACAGAGCTCCCACGATATCATCAG GTTCCTCTTCCAATGTCCGCTGACGAAGACGGGCAACCTGTACTACGCCACGCCCCGCACCTCCCCACGCAGCACCCTCACTAACAAACAGCCCAAGTCCTTCGTGGGCAGCACTAAG ACGCAGTACGACAGCCGGGGCCTGGCCTCGCAGACGAAGGCGCAGCAGACAGTAGCCACTTACTTCAGGTACTCCCTCATGGACctcctgcagaagatggtgaacgGCACCCCACACTTCGTCAGGTGCATTAAGCCCAATGACGATAAGGCTCCCAACAACTTCGACAATAAAAAG GTGCAACGGCAGCTCAGGTACGCCGGTGTGATGGAGACGGTCAGAATACGACAACACGGCTTCTCCCATCGCATTCCCTTCGCCGAGTTTCTCCGCAG GTACTGCTTCCTGGCCTTCAGTTTCGATGAGCGAGTCATCGCCTCCAAGGAGAACTGTCGCTTACTGCTGCTCCGCCTGAAGATGGACGGCTGGGCCCTGGGCAAGACTAAGGTGTTCCTCAAGTACTACCACGTCGAGTACCTCACCAAGATGTATGAGAAGCAG ATCCGTCGGATCATCCAGGTACAGgcgtgtgtgaggaggtggcTCGCAAAGATCCGATATCAGAAGCAGAGGTGGGCCATCGCTCGTTCCGTCGTCACGCTCCAGAG GTACGCCCGAGGGTGGATCATTAggaagaagtaccaggaagacACCGCCAAGAAGCTCCAAGACGCTGCGAAGAAACCTAAAAAAGCTCCCGCGCCGCCACCACCCGACAAGAGGAAGCTCGAACACCAGGACTCGG ATTTCCGAGGCTTCCGTGCCCGACAGGAGTGGGGTCCAGCGTTGGAGGAGAGGCTGAGCAGGCTGGTGGAGAAACACATCGACAACGCGGAGGAGGCGTCCCAGGCATTGCAG GTACACATGAATAACCAGGAGGCTCACAAGTACCTGAGGCGCCACAAGGCTGGTGTCCGCTTGGAGGAGGTTCGCGACCCGCCCAAGGACTACCGTCGACCCAAGGGCTTCAACCAGATCCCACAGATGATGCACGACCAGCGGAAGAGAGCGGCGCCCCAGCCA CCAGGCAGCGGCGGCAACTCCAGGCCAGTCATCAAGATCACCTCCACCGACAACGTCTCCAACTACTACGacttcctgcaggaggagatgCGCAG TGCTACACCGGAGTTTAACCCTGACACGCCTTGGGATGCTCCTCTGGCCTCGAAAATCCACCATTCCAGCCATCGGCGGAG TGCAGCTGAGCAGGCAGGGGTGAAGGTCGACCTCCGGCAGGAGAAGCTGCAGAAGGTCAAGGAGGGTCTCAAGACGCAGAACATGGTCAATGAGGAGGAGTCAGAGGAGAAGCTGAGGCAGTGGAAGGGCGCCGTGGCTGTTGGGGCTGGCGTGCCCCCACCGGAGTGGAG GGAGCgtggcacctccaccaccaacatgcAAGCGGCGTCGGAGCTCCGCCAGATGCTGCGCTCCAACCCCACGCCGCCCCCTAACAGACAAGCGCCCCAGCCGCCGCCACCTGTACACAACCAACCCAAACCATCACACAAACCCTCGCATAACCacgctcctcctccgccaccggtCAGGGAGGACGATGACTCGGGACCTTTCAACTTCAAGCAGTTTCTCAGAAAGACGACCTACGCGCCCACCGACACCATTAGGAAGAGGCAGCTCAAGAGAGATGGTGTTCAAGGGTACGGATCCGAGTATCAGATGTAG
- the LOC139757821 gene encoding myosin-IIIb-like isoform X4, with amino-acid sequence MISSLEKTGELPPSVKMSYMGMSQHIDFDNLPDPNTRYELLEVIGEGTYGEVFAAKDHDTDTQVAIKIMENIGENLEEIEEEYLILRDLSLHPNLPAFHGIFLRRGSKQEEDQAWLVMELCPRGSVTDLVQALIKRGQRLTEPQLGYILKETIDAMAYLHQNRCMHRDIKGHNILLTDQGNIKLVDFGVSSHLASTWGRRNTSVGTPYWMAPEVIACEQQLDYSYDVRCDVWSLGITAIELADGEPPLSDIHPMRALFQIPRNPPPTVDRPVEWSSEFNDFIGECLIKDFEQRAGAKELLQHPFIKAVPNNPEEIRRQLTLLQDDLRKRNQLVQKEPETTIKGGALKADRKTKRTPLWMDDLACLEKLTEEVIVEHLCRRYQTDQIYTYMGDILIAVNPFKEIGVYGDKESRLHRGMVKSENPPHIFAMADNAYHCMLHQKQQQCIVISGESGAGKTESANFLLKQLVTLGKAPNRNLEDKILQVNPIMESFGNAKTGINDNSSRFGKYLELTYTRLGKITGAKISVYLLEQSRVVHQAEEEQNFHIFYYLHDGLEAEDKLLQYCLDKSKRDKHRYLAGANWSKTRSEANVQMFNKVVDGFKSLGFRDDELDSVYRILASIINLGDVDFYQTIDKDNMEQAAVKNVEQIKVVSELLGIDPADLTEALTSNSVVTKGEIITRNNTVEEAVSTRDAMAKAMYGRLFDWIVNNINRLLSFCRIVYGESLAVGLLDIFGFENFEVNSFEQLCINIANEQIQYFFNQHIFTWEQQEYMAEGIEVDIVEFADNRPVLDMFLAKPMGLLALLDEESRFPKATDQSLVEKFHNNIKSPYYIKPKAQGLDFTIRHFAGKVSYDTLHFLEKNKNFLPTEVIQLLRQSSHDIIRFLFQCPLTKTGNLYYATPRTSPRSTLTNKQPKSFVGSTKTQYDSRGLASQTKAQQTVATYFRYSLMDLLQKMVNGTPHFVRCIKPNDDKAPNNFDNKKVQRQLRYAGVMETVRIRQHGFSHRIPFAEFLRRYCFLAFSFDERVIASKENCRLLLLRLKMDGWALGKTKVFLKYYHVEYLTKMYEKQIRRIIQVQACVRRWLAKIRYQKQRWAIARSVVTLQRYARGWIIRKKYQEDTAKKLQDAAKKPKKAPAPPPPDKRKLEHQDSGQWMKAKMIGAMGAQSSLEQEDKVSSPKVSSPKGPSSKVSSPKGPSSKVSSPKQSPPKVASPDDKGWKAMRQVSQDSNKALKDALKDGDLTEEEAAIIIQSHFRGFRARQEWGPALEERLSRLVEKHIDNAEEASQALQVHMNNQEAHKYLRRHKAGVRLEEVRDPPKDYRRPKGFNQIPQMMHDQRKRAAPQPPGSGGNSRPVIKITSTDNVSNYYDFLQEEMRSATPEFNPDTPWDAPLASKIHHSSHRRSAAEQAGVKVDLRQEKLQKVKEGLKTQNMVNEEESEEKLRQWKGAVAVGAGVPPPEWRERGTSTTNMQAASELRQMLRSNPTPPPNRQAPQPPPPVHNQPKPSHKPSHNHAPPPPPVREDDDSGPFNFKQFLRKTTYAPTDTIRKRQLKRDGVQGYGSEYQM; translated from the exons GAGAGCTGCCGCCATCAGTCAAGATGTCTTATATGGGTATGAGCCAGCACATTGACTTCGACAACCTCCCCGACCCCAACACTCGCTACGAGCTGCTGGAAGTCATCGGTGAGGGAACCTACGGGGAGGTCTTCGCTGCCAAGGATCATGATACAG ACACTCAAGTAGCCATCAAGATCATGGAGAACATcggggagaacctggaggagaTCGAGGAGGAGTACCTGATCCTGCGAGACCTGAGCCTCCACCCGAACCTCCCGGCCTTCCACGGCATCTTCCTGAGGAGGGGCagcaagcaggaggaggaccaggcctGGCTCGTtatggag cTGTGTCCTCGAGGGTCCGTGACGGACCTGGTGCAGGCGCTGATCAAGCGAGGCCAGCGACTGACGGAGCCCCAGCTGGGTTACATCCTGAAGGAGACCATTGAC GCAATGGCCTACCTGCACCAGAACAGATGTATGCATCGTGACATCAAGGGACACAACATCCTCCTCACGGACCAGGGCAACATCAAGCTGGTCGACTTCGGCGTCAGCTCCCACCTGGCCTCCACCTGGGGAAGACGGAACACCTCCGTCGGTACCCCGTACTGGATGGCTCCTGAG GTGATCGCCTGTGAGCAGCAGCTGGACTACAGTTACGACGTGCGCTGTGATGTATGGTCACTGGGCATCACGGCCATAGAGCTGGCGGACGGGGAGCCTCCACTCTCGGACATCCATCCCATGAGAGCCTTGTTTCAG ATCCCGAGAAACCCACCACCAACCGTGGACCGCCCAGTGGAGTGGTCTTCCGAGTTCAACGACTTCATAGGCGAGTGTCTGATCAAGGATTTCGAGCAGCGAGCCGGTGCCAAGGAGCTGCTCCAGCATCCGTTTATCAAGGCAGTACCTAACAACCCAGAAGAG ATCCGTCGCCAGCTGACGCTGCTGCAAGATGACCTGAGGAAGAGGAACCAGCTGGTGCAGAAGGAGCCTGAGACGACCATCAAGGGCGGGGCTTTGAAGGCTGATAGGAAGACCAAGAGAACCCCTTTGTGGATGGACGACTTGGCCTGCCTCGAGAAGCTGACGGAG GAGGTCATTGTGGAGCATCTCTGTCGCCGGTACCAGACGGACCAGATCTACACCTACATGGGGGACATTCTCATCGCTGTCAACCCCTTCAAGGAAATCGGTGTCTATGGCGATAAG GAGTCACGCTTGCACCGGGGGATGGTGAAGAGCGAGAACCCGCCTCACATCTTCGCCATGGCCGACAACGCTTACCACTGCATGCTGCACCAGAAACAGCAGCAGTGCATCGTTATCTCCGGCGAGTCTGGGGCAGGGAAAACCGAAAGCGCCAATTTCCTCCTCAAACAACTGGTCACCCTGGGCAAG GCGCCCAACAGGAACCTTGAGGACAAGATCCTGCAGGTGAATCCCATCATGGAGTCCTTCGGTAACGCTAAGACGGGCATCAACGACAACTCCTCCCGCTTTGGCAAGTACCTGGAGCTGACGTACACCAGGCTGGGCAAGATCACTGGAGCTAAGATCTCCGTTTACCTCTTGGAACAGTCGAGGGTCGTCCACCAGGCAGA GGAGGAGCAGAACTTCCACATCTTCTACTACCTTCACGACGGCCTGGAGGCCGAGGACAAGCTGCTCCAATACTGCCTGGACAAGAGCAAGAGGGACAAGCACCGCTACCTGGCCGGAGCAAACTGGAGCAAGACCAGGAGCGAG GCCAACGTGCAAATGTTCAACAAGGTGGTTGACGGCTTCAAGTCGCTGGGCTTTAGGGACGATGAGCTAGACTCTGTGTATAGGATCCTCGCCTCCATCATCAACCTTGGAGACGTCGACTTCTACCAGACCATCGACAAGGACAACATGGAGCAAGCGGCCGTCAAGAATGTCGAGCAGATCAAAGTTG TGTCGGAACTGCTGGGAATCGACCCGGCGGACCTGACGGAGGCGCTGACGTCGAACAGTGTTGTGACGAAGGGAGAGATCATCACCAGGAACAACACGGTGGAGGAGGCCGTCTCCACCAGAGACGCCATGGCCAAGGCTATGTATGGACGTCTCTTCGACTGGATCGTCAATAACATCAACCGCCTCCTCTCCTTCTGCAGGATTGTCTA CGGGGAGAGCTTAGCCGTGGGTCTCCTCGATATCTTCGGCTTTGAGAACTTCGAGGTGAACTCCTTCGAGCAGCTGTGTATCAACATCGCCAACGAGCAGATCCAGTACTTCTTCAACCAACACATCTTCACCTGGGAGCAGCAGGAGTACATGGCTGAGGGTATTGAG GTGGACATTGTGGAGTTCGCCGACAACCGGCCCGTGCTGGACATGTTCCTGGCCAAGCCTATGGGTCTTCTGGCACTGCTTGACGAAGAGAGTCGCTTCCCCAAGGCCACCGACCAGTCCCTCGTCG AGAAGTTCCATAACAACATCAAGTCCCCGTACTACATCAAGCCTAAGGCTCAGGGTCTGGACTTCACCATCCGCCACTTCGCCGGGAAGGTCTCCTacgacacacttcacttcctcgagaaGAACAAGAACTTCCTCCCCACTGAGGTTATCCAGCTTCTCAGACAGAGCTCCCACGATATCATCAG GTTCCTCTTCCAATGTCCGCTGACGAAGACGGGCAACCTGTACTACGCCACGCCCCGCACCTCCCCACGCAGCACCCTCACTAACAAACAGCCCAAGTCCTTCGTGGGCAGCACTAAG ACGCAGTACGACAGCCGGGGCCTGGCCTCGCAGACGAAGGCGCAGCAGACAGTAGCCACTTACTTCAGGTACTCCCTCATGGACctcctgcagaagatggtgaacgGCACCCCACACTTCGTCAGGTGCATTAAGCCCAATGACGATAAGGCTCCCAACAACTTCGACAATAAAAAG GTGCAACGGCAGCTCAGGTACGCCGGTGTGATGGAGACGGTCAGAATACGACAACACGGCTTCTCCCATCGCATTCCCTTCGCCGAGTTTCTCCGCAG GTACTGCTTCCTGGCCTTCAGTTTCGATGAGCGAGTCATCGCCTCCAAGGAGAACTGTCGCTTACTGCTGCTCCGCCTGAAGATGGACGGCTGGGCCCTGGGCAAGACTAAGGTGTTCCTCAAGTACTACCACGTCGAGTACCTCACCAAGATGTATGAGAAGCAG ATCCGTCGGATCATCCAGGTACAGgcgtgtgtgaggaggtggcTCGCAAAGATCCGATATCAGAAGCAGAGGTGGGCCATCGCTCGTTCCGTCGTCACGCTCCAGAG GTACGCCCGAGGGTGGATCATTAggaagaagtaccaggaagacACCGCCAAGAAGCTCCAAGACGCTGCGAAGAAACCTAAAAAAGCTCCCGCGCCGCCACCACCCGACAAGAGGAAGCTCGAACACCAGGACTCGG GTCAGTGGATGAAGGCCAAGATGATAGGAGCCATGGGAGCGCAGTCCTCCTTGGAGCAAGAGGACAAAGTGTCCTCACCCAAGGTGTCCTCACCCAAAGGGCCTTCATCCAAGGTGTCCTCACCCAAAGGGCCCTCGTCCAAGGTGTCCTCGCCCAAACAGTCCCCACCCAAGGTGGCCTCGCCCGACGATAAGGGATGGAAAGCGATGCGTCAGGTCTCCCAGGACAGCAACAAGGCACTGAAGGACGCCTTGAAGGACGGGgatctgacggaggaggaggctgcCATTATCATCCAGTCTC ATTTCCGAGGCTTCCGTGCCCGACAGGAGTGGGGTCCAGCGTTGGAGGAGAGGCTGAGCAGGCTGGTGGAGAAACACATCGACAACGCGGAGGAGGCGTCCCAGGCATTGCAG GTACACATGAATAACCAGGAGGCTCACAAGTACCTGAGGCGCCACAAGGCTGGTGTCCGCTTGGAGGAGGTTCGCGACCCGCCCAAGGACTACCGTCGACCCAAGGGCTTCAACCAGATCCCACAGATGATGCACGACCAGCGGAAGAGAGCGGCGCCCCAGCCA CCAGGCAGCGGCGGCAACTCCAGGCCAGTCATCAAGATCACCTCCACCGACAACGTCTCCAACTACTACGacttcctgcaggaggagatgCGCAG TGCTACACCGGAGTTTAACCCTGACACGCCTTGGGATGCTCCTCTGGCCTCGAAAATCCACCATTCCAGCCATCGGCGGAG TGCAGCTGAGCAGGCAGGGGTGAAGGTCGACCTCCGGCAGGAGAAGCTGCAGAAGGTCAAGGAGGGTCTCAAGACGCAGAACATGGTCAATGAGGAGGAGTCAGAGGAGAAGCTGAGGCAGTGGAAGGGCGCCGTGGCTGTTGGGGCTGGCGTGCCCCCACCGGAGTGGAG GGAGCgtggcacctccaccaccaacatgcAAGCGGCGTCGGAGCTCCGCCAGATGCTGCGCTCCAACCCCACGCCGCCCCCTAACAGACAAGCGCCCCAGCCGCCGCCACCTGTACACAACCAACCCAAACCATCACACAAACCCTCGCATAACCacgctcctcctccgccaccggtCAGGGAGGACGATGACTCGGGACCTTTCAACTTCAAGCAGTTTCTCAGAAAGACGACCTACGCGCCCACCGACACCATTAGGAAGAGGCAGCTCAAGAGAGATGGTGTTCAAGGGTACGGATCCGAGTATCAGATGTAG